A region of Elusimicrobiota bacterium DNA encodes the following proteins:
- a CDS encoding peptidoglycan DD-metalloendopeptidase family protein, which translates to MVLFLLTGAALVRPETDAVEGQRESLKKIQTELDDKRREKERADRRAREIRQEVNRISDELEGARQALQITDRRLTEAEKTRAQAESRLLASRQSLDQWEDRLNAALRDFYSRWSVAAEGSFALLGYEEAFLSERVTGLSFALENHRSVELLRDDLAEAENDLRRLKENKEREERRMESARERMRDLQQTTEGRQALLARQITQLNASARRFEKLIEGLIEKERLARVRAAKKPVVQGPSSVSLAAAQKWRGKIPWPIAGAVVEKFGRTKNSELDALTISNGIKIRPAAGVSVQAVAGGEVLFAGPFMNYGLMALVSHPDHLHTIYAQLGSLKVVRGQQLLGGEPVGEPGRDDQGRPLVYFELRVDGEPVDPDVWLH; encoded by the coding sequence ATGGTTCTTTTTCTCCTGACCGGAGCGGCGTTGGTTCGGCCGGAGACGGACGCGGTGGAGGGCCAACGGGAAAGCCTCAAGAAAATCCAGACCGAATTAGACGATAAGCGGCGCGAAAAGGAACGCGCGGATCGTCGGGCCAGGGAGATCCGTCAGGAAGTGAACCGGATTTCGGATGAGCTGGAAGGCGCTCGCCAAGCGCTTCAGATCACCGACCGCCGCCTCACGGAGGCCGAGAAGACGCGGGCCCAAGCGGAATCCCGGTTGTTGGCTTCCCGCCAAAGCCTCGATCAGTGGGAGGACCGCTTGAACGCCGCTTTGCGGGATTTTTATTCGCGTTGGTCCGTGGCGGCGGAAGGGTCCTTCGCCCTCTTGGGGTATGAGGAAGCTTTTCTTTCGGAGCGGGTCACGGGTCTTTCCTTTGCGCTGGAGAACCACCGGAGCGTGGAGCTTCTGCGGGACGATTTGGCCGAGGCGGAAAACGATCTTCGGCGGTTAAAAGAAAACAAAGAGCGGGAAGAGCGCCGCATGGAATCCGCGCGGGAGCGCATGCGGGATCTCCAACAAACGACGGAAGGACGGCAGGCTCTGCTCGCTCGCCAGATCACGCAATTGAACGCCTCCGCCCGGCGGTTCGAAAAATTAATCGAAGGGCTGATCGAGAAAGAACGCCTTGCCCGGGTCCGCGCGGCCAAAAAGCCGGTTGTTCAGGGACCGTCCTCCGTCTCCCTCGCCGCGGCGCAAAAGTGGCGCGGAAAAATTCCCTGGCCCATCGCGGGGGCCGTGGTGGAAAAGTTCGGTCGGACGAAGAATTCGGAATTGGACGCCCTGACGATTTCGAACGGGATCAAAATTCGGCCCGCGGCGGGGGTTTCGGTCCAGGCGGTGGCGGGGGGAGAGGTCCTTTTCGCAGGGCCGTTCATGAACTATGGGTTGATGGCCCTTGTCAGCCACCCGGATCATCTGCACACCATTTACGCCCAGCTGGGGTCACTGAAAGTGGTCCGCGGCCAACAGCTTCTCGGCGGGGAACCGGTGGGCGAGCCGGGCCGGGACGACCAAGGCCGTCCGCTGGTTTACTTTGAGCTTCGGGTCGACGGCGAACCGGTCGACCCGGACGTGTGGCTTCACTAG
- the dusB gene encoding tRNA dihydrouridine synthase DusB, with translation MNPSIGPLQLDNPFILAPMAGIGDPPYRRLCRRGGAAMVCAEMVSANALHFEDERSRRMLATYPDEHPVSMQVFGNDPDRLAEAAQAAESAGASVVDLNCGCPVPKITRSGGGISLMREEDLFARCVSAMVRGVRVPVTVKMRLGFKRGENRAVRFARIAEDQGASAVSVHARAQEDRHGGPPDLAGLADVVRAVSIPVFGNGGVTVYSDARTMMDTAGVAGVLVGQAAIGNPFLFLEFQGAHADRPTTGVALRERFALLREHARMIVEFYGESLGMRRLRKYIPSYVRGLHRASVFRDRANRMERLGDFLDFLSEFELHPGPAATLYSDVDSPASLC, from the coding sequence ATGAACCCTTCCATCGGACCGCTCCAGTTGGACAATCCGTTCATCCTGGCCCCCATGGCGGGGATCGGCGATCCACCCTACCGTCGCTTGTGTCGTCGGGGAGGGGCGGCCATGGTGTGCGCGGAAATGGTTTCCGCCAACGCCCTCCACTTCGAAGACGAGCGCTCCCGCCGCATGTTGGCCACCTACCCGGACGAACATCCCGTGAGCATGCAGGTGTTTGGAAACGACCCCGACCGATTGGCCGAGGCCGCCCAGGCCGCCGAGTCCGCGGGGGCTTCCGTCGTCGACTTGAACTGCGGGTGCCCCGTTCCCAAGATCACGCGAAGCGGCGGGGGAATTTCCCTCATGAGGGAAGAAGACCTTTTCGCCCGTTGCGTGTCCGCCATGGTCCGCGGGGTTCGGGTGCCGGTGACGGTGAAGATGCGGTTGGGCTTTAAACGGGGGGAAAACCGCGCGGTGCGCTTTGCTCGGATCGCCGAAGACCAAGGGGCCTCGGCCGTCTCCGTCCATGCCCGCGCCCAGGAGGACCGACACGGGGGCCCTCCCGACCTCGCCGGGCTCGCCGATGTGGTTCGGGCGGTTTCGATCCCGGTGTTCGGAAACGGCGGGGTAACCGTTTATTCGGACGCTCGGACCATGATGGACACCGCCGGCGTCGCCGGGGTCTTGGTGGGCCAAGCCGCCATCGGAAACCCCTTCCTCTTTCTGGAATTCCAGGGCGCCCATGCGGACCGGCCGACGACGGGAGTGGCCCTCCGCGAACGTTTCGCCCTCCTGCGCGAACACGCCCGAATGATCGTGGAGTTTTACGGAGAGAGCCTGGGGATGCGGCGCCTTCGGAAATACATCCCTTCTTACGTTCGGGGCCTCCACCGGGCCTCCGTCTTTCGGGATCGCGCCAACCGGATGGAGCGTCTGGGGGATTTTCTCGATTTTCTGTCTGAATTCGAGCTCCATCCGGGCCCCGCGGCGACCCTTTATAGCGACGTTGACAGCCCGGCGTCGCTGTGCTAA
- the galT gene encoding galactose-1-phosphate uridylyltransferase, translating to MPELRRDPVIGRWVIISTERSRRPGGFSAMRENQGSVPCPFCPGNESKTPPEILAYGGKGRGPNTPGWNLRVIPNKYPALQIEGDLHRSGEDLFDRMDGLGAHEVIVETEDHSRQLEDLDEARVAEVFSAWRERIYDLKRDPRFEYILVFKNRGSAAGASLSHAHSQLIATPMVPIRVKQELRGAEEYFEQKGRCIFCEILRAELEKRERVIEVNDDFAVIAPFASRFPFEMWILPRTHASDFEGASDAQLRSLSQTLKSVLNRLNNVLDHPPYNFIVHTSPLKASRLAHFHWHIELMPKIVHTAGFEWGAGFYINPTPPEQAAQYLREANSRPTAE from the coding sequence ATGCCTGAACTGAGACGCGACCCGGTCATCGGCCGTTGGGTCATTATTTCCACGGAGCGAAGCCGCCGTCCCGGAGGGTTTAGCGCCATGCGGGAAAACCAGGGGTCCGTGCCATGTCCTTTCTGCCCTGGAAACGAATCCAAAACGCCTCCCGAGATCCTGGCTTATGGCGGGAAGGGCCGAGGCCCCAACACCCCCGGCTGGAACTTGCGCGTGATCCCCAACAAGTACCCCGCCCTCCAAATTGAAGGTGACTTGCATCGCTCCGGAGAAGATCTTTTCGATCGCATGGACGGCCTGGGCGCCCACGAGGTCATCGTCGAAACGGAAGATCACAGCCGTCAACTGGAAGATTTGGACGAAGCGCGCGTGGCCGAGGTTTTTTCCGCTTGGCGCGAGCGCATCTACGACCTCAAGCGGGACCCGCGTTTTGAATACATCCTCGTTTTCAAAAATCGGGGGTCCGCGGCGGGAGCGTCCCTGTCCCACGCCCATTCCCAATTGATCGCCACGCCCATGGTGCCGATCCGGGTCAAGCAAGAGCTTCGCGGGGCCGAGGAATATTTCGAGCAAAAGGGCCGCTGTATCTTTTGCGAGATCCTGCGGGCCGAGTTGGAAAAGAGGGAGCGCGTCATCGAGGTGAACGACGATTTCGCCGTGATCGCGCCCTTCGCCAGCCGGTTTCCTTTCGAGATGTGGATCCTCCCTCGAACCCACGCCTCGGACTTCGAGGGCGCCTCCGACGCGCAATTGCGGTCCCTGAGCCAGACGCTCAAAAGCGTTCTGAACCGGTTGAACAACGTTTTGGACCATCCGCCCTACAATTTCATCGTTCACACCAGCCCGCTCAAGGCGAGCCGGCTGGCGCACTTCCACTGGCACATCGAGCTCATGCCGAAAATTGTCCACACCGCGGGCTTCGAATGGGGCGCCGGCTTCTACATCAACCCCACGCCGCCCGAGCAGGCGGCGCAATACCTGCGCGAGGCGAACAGCCGTCCTACCGCGGAATGA
- the tsaD gene encoding tRNA (adenosine(37)-N6)-threonylcarbamoyltransferase complex transferase subunit TsaD, with product MSMSKTIRVLGIETSCDETAAAVVENGRHILSNVVSSQVPLHQPYGGVVPELASRAHVENVQAVVEAALKGQTPRGVVPFPRTLPVDVVAVTVGPGLIGSLLVGKVVAEMLAWVYKKPIIGVNHLEGHLLSILPGHPDLEPPYLALVVSGGHTELIHVQDYGKYHVLGRTRDDAAGEAFDKVSRVLGLGYPGGPAIDRAAHRGNRKAVAFPRPLLSEGFDFSFSGLKTSVVYYLRDHPEILASKKKIADVCASFQAAVVEVLVKKAVAAAEKLGLRHIAVCGGVAANSALRAGFADHQKKYKLHMASPLLCTDNGVMIAVAGYYKYHRGPKHQFQPEPLSVDSTLAVESWG from the coding sequence TTGTCCATGAGTAAAACCATTCGGGTTCTCGGCATTGAAACGTCCTGCGACGAAACGGCCGCGGCCGTCGTTGAAAACGGCCGACACATTCTCTCGAACGTCGTTTCCAGCCAGGTTCCCCTCCACCAACCCTACGGAGGGGTGGTCCCGGAACTGGCGAGCCGCGCCCATGTCGAAAACGTCCAGGCCGTGGTGGAGGCGGCGCTCAAGGGCCAGACCCCCCGGGGGGTGGTCCCGTTTCCCAGAACGCTTCCCGTGGACGTCGTGGCCGTCACGGTGGGGCCCGGCCTGATCGGGTCCCTCCTGGTCGGCAAAGTGGTCGCCGAGATGTTGGCCTGGGTCTACAAAAAACCCATCATCGGGGTGAATCACCTGGAGGGGCATCTTCTTTCCATTTTGCCGGGCCACCCGGACCTGGAACCCCCCTATCTGGCTCTTGTCGTTTCGGGCGGACACACGGAATTGATCCATGTTCAGGACTACGGGAAATACCATGTCCTTGGGCGCACGCGGGATGACGCCGCCGGGGAAGCGTTCGATAAAGTCTCCCGAGTCCTGGGACTCGGTTATCCCGGAGGACCCGCGATCGACCGCGCCGCCCATCGGGGGAACCGGAAAGCGGTGGCCTTCCCGCGGCCGCTTCTGTCCGAGGGGTTCGACTTTTCTTTCTCGGGGCTCAAAACCTCCGTCGTCTATTACCTGCGGGACCATCCGGAAATCCTCGCGTCCAAGAAAAAAATCGCCGATGTCTGCGCCAGCTTTCAAGCGGCCGTGGTGGAGGTGTTGGTGAAGAAGGCGGTGGCCGCGGCCGAAAAATTGGGCCTGAGGCATATCGCGGTATGCGGCGGCGTCGCGGCCAACAGCGCCTTGAGAGCGGGCTTCGCTGACCACCAAAAAAAATACAAACTTCACATGGCCTCGCCGCTTCTCTGCACGGACAACGGGGTGATGATCGCGGTCGCCGGTTACTACAAGTATCACCGCGGGCCCAAACACCAATTTCAACCCGAGCCCCTTTCCGTCGATTCCACCCTGGCCGTCGAAAGCTGGGGATGA
- a CDS encoding S41 family peptidase, whose product MKKKPVLLALTAAVMGGTFLLPPVRSAVDEGYAEIKLVVDVLQHIREQYVIDVDKKSLVYGAAAGMVRTLDPFSQFMEPDAHKEMKTETQGQFGGLGIRIAVRDGWLTVITPMPDTPAYRLGILPGDKIVKIEGEVTQGLEVEDAVKRLRGKPGTKVNISILREGEKEPRDFTITREVIKIQSVKSVLLEGNIGYVRLAEFIETSDSDLRAALKDLKGKGMTSLVFDLRNDPGGLLNAAVDVTKLFLGDSKIVVFTQGRASPRQDFFADSHAPYEDLPMAILVNGGSASASEIVTGALQDHKRAVIIGSETFGKGSVQSVIPLADGSALRLTVAKYYTPSGRSIHRDEKTKKGGITPDIVIAVSREVESKLYAQGDEIYAKDKSPQSTVKEQDRVKDEVLERATQILKAEAVFHQMKR is encoded by the coding sequence ATGAAAAAAAAACCCGTTTTGTTGGCCTTAACGGCGGCGGTCATGGGGGGAACGTTCCTCCTTCCTCCGGTCCGTTCCGCCGTCGACGAAGGTTACGCTGAAATTAAATTAGTGGTGGATGTTCTCCAACACATCCGCGAACAGTATGTCATCGATGTGGACAAAAAGTCCTTGGTCTACGGGGCGGCGGCCGGCATGGTGCGGACCCTGGACCCCTTCAGCCAGTTTATGGAGCCCGACGCGCACAAAGAGATGAAGACCGAGACCCAGGGGCAATTCGGCGGGCTCGGCATCCGGATCGCCGTGCGGGACGGTTGGTTGACCGTCATCACGCCCATGCCGGACACGCCGGCCTATCGCCTCGGGATCCTGCCGGGCGACAAAATCGTCAAGATCGAAGGGGAAGTCACCCAAGGCCTGGAGGTGGAGGACGCGGTCAAACGTTTGAGGGGAAAGCCGGGCACCAAGGTCAACATCAGCATTCTGCGCGAAGGCGAAAAGGAACCCCGGGATTTCACCATCACTCGGGAGGTGATTAAAATTCAAAGCGTCAAATCCGTCCTTCTCGAGGGAAATATCGGATACGTGCGGCTGGCCGAGTTTATTGAGACCAGCGATTCGGATCTGCGCGCGGCGCTGAAGGATCTGAAGGGCAAGGGGATGACGTCTCTGGTTTTCGACCTGCGGAACGATCCGGGCGGGCTCCTGAACGCGGCGGTGGATGTGACGAAGCTCTTTCTGGGCGATTCCAAAATCGTGGTGTTCACCCAGGGGCGGGCCTCTCCCCGACAGGATTTCTTCGCCGACAGCCACGCCCCCTACGAAGATCTTCCGATGGCCATTCTCGTGAACGGCGGATCCGCCTCGGCCTCCGAAATCGTCACCGGAGCGCTCCAAGACCATAAACGGGCGGTGATCATCGGGTCGGAGACCTTCGGGAAAGGAAGCGTCCAATCGGTGATCCCTCTGGCGGACGGGTCGGCCCTCCGCCTCACCGTGGCCAAATATTACACGCCCAGCGGCCGTTCGATCCACCGCGACGAGAAAACGAAAAAGGGCGGGATCACCCCCGACATCGTCATCGCGGTTTCCCGCGAGGTCGAATCGAAACTCTACGCCCAAGGGGACGAGATTTATGCCAAAGACAAATCGCCCCAATCCACGGTGAAAGAACAAGACCGGGTGAAAGACGAGGTGTTGGAACGGGCCACCCAGATTTTGAAAGCCGAAGCGGTCTTTCATCAGATGAAGAGGTAA
- a CDS encoding polysaccharide pyruvyl transferase family protein, giving the protein MATAPLEPILLAGYFGHGNAGDEMILDLLRRRFGLAPFLSGPAPRGPNAVPRFHLPSVFRALRHSRALLLGGGELFQTRTSVRSLFYYLSLPLLARWFRRPVFGFSLGLDPHLPLTFRSLTASVLRGARRLWVRDERSRVFLAGRGVGADLMPDIVWAWPAPAAPPPTTLRRILWIPRFSSGGPESASWIEGVRSLSAGANWEHGFLPLHPTEDGPSLARARARFPFPHRLETWADPDDLFDRITRYDLVVSLRYHGLLAAVLAHRPALAVEVYGKVGDLARELGVPVIPPSVAGFEAWREMLIRAFLAGPVDPGDRPARAKEALEALGRSLADTALKKL; this is encoded by the coding sequence GTGGCAACGGCTCCCCTAGAACCGATTTTGCTGGCCGGTTATTTTGGGCACGGCAACGCCGGGGACGAGATGATTCTGGACCTGCTCCGTCGTCGGTTCGGCCTCGCGCCCTTCCTGTCCGGGCCGGCGCCCAGGGGACCGAACGCCGTGCCGCGATTCCATCTCCCGAGCGTGTTCCGCGCCCTTCGACATTCCCGGGCGCTCCTGTTGGGTGGAGGCGAACTTTTTCAAACCCGGACCAGCGTTCGAAGTCTCTTTTATTATTTGTCCCTGCCCCTCCTGGCCCGGTGGTTTCGGCGCCCCGTGTTCGGTTTCAGCTTGGGGCTCGACCCTCACCTTCCCTTGACGTTCCGTTCTCTCACCGCCTCCGTTTTGCGCGGGGCCCGGCGTCTTTGGGTTCGGGACGAAAGGTCCCGGGTTTTTTTGGCGGGTCGCGGGGTCGGGGCGGATCTTATGCCCGACATCGTTTGGGCCTGGCCCGCGCCCGCGGCGCCGCCGCCGACCACCCTTCGCCGCATTTTGTGGATTCCGCGTTTTTCCTCCGGCGGTCCCGAATCCGCGTCCTGGATCGAAGGGGTTCGCTCCCTTTCCGCCGGGGCGAACTGGGAACACGGTTTTCTCCCGCTCCATCCGACGGAAGACGGGCCCTCTCTGGCGCGCGCGCGAGCGCGGTTCCCCTTTCCTCATCGGCTCGAAACATGGGCGGATCCGGACGATCTGTTCGATCGGATCACGCGCTACGACCTGGTGGTGAGCCTGCGCTACCACGGTCTGCTGGCGGCGGTTTTAGCGCACCGCCCGGCGCTGGCCGTCGAGGTTTATGGCAAGGTCGGCGATCTGGCGCGGGAGTTGGGCGTTCCGGTTATACCACCCTCCGTCGCCGGCTTCGAGGCGTGGCGGGAGATGTTGATCCGCGCGTTCCTGGCGGGTCCCGTGGATCCCGGGGACCGCCCCGCTCGCGCCAAGGAAGCCCTGGAGGCCCTCGGGAGATCCCTCGCCGACACGGCGCTTAAAAAATTGTAA
- the scpB gene encoding SMC-Scp complex subunit ScpB → MERDERKKVLELLLWMTDRPLKMTEILHVLGDPSFTEIELREDLSAVDRELDERQAPYHVVEVAQGYQLASRPGFSQWVRKLYKEKTALRLSPSALETLSIVAYKQPLTRGEVEDIRGVDVSGTLETLLERKLVKIVGRKEALGRPLLYGTTTDFMKQFGLRSLDELPRLEELVPPEDSLTTPAAEEPLLENAPPADTPEASAPPAPEGPVDPISEDIHA, encoded by the coding sequence ATGGAACGAGACGAGCGAAAAAAAGTTTTGGAACTTCTTCTTTGGATGACCGACCGTCCGCTTAAGATGACGGAGATCCTCCATGTCCTGGGCGACCCGTCGTTTACGGAAATCGAACTTCGTGAGGATCTGTCGGCCGTGGATCGGGAACTGGACGAGCGCCAGGCTCCCTATCATGTCGTCGAGGTGGCCCAAGGGTACCAATTGGCTTCACGCCCGGGCTTCAGCCAATGGGTTCGGAAGCTCTATAAGGAAAAGACCGCGCTCCGCCTTTCTCCTTCGGCGCTGGAAACTCTTTCCATCGTGGCCTACAAACAACCTCTCACCCGGGGCGAGGTGGAGGATATTCGCGGCGTCGACGTTTCCGGAACTCTGGAGACGCTCCTGGAGCGGAAGCTCGTCAAAATCGTAGGCCGCAAAGAGGCCCTCGGCCGCCCGCTCCTCTATGGGACCACCACGGATTTCATGAAGCAGTTCGGCCTCCGATCGCTGGACGAGCTTCCTCGTCTGGAGGAATTGGTCCCTCCGGAGGATTCGTTAACGACCCCCGCCGCGGAGGAGCCCCTTTTGGAAAACGCCCCCCCGGCCGACACGCCGGAAGCTTCCGCGCCCCCGGCTCCCGAGGGTCCGGTCGATCCGATTTCGGAGGACATCCATGCCTGA
- the glgA gene encoding glycogen synthase GlgA, producing MKILFAASEAVPFIKTGGLGDVVGALSAALKRAGHDVRIVLPKYRSLRADLPPLTLLPFPLRVPIGGSEQTVRVYEAVFAPRLRAYLVDSPAHFDRDGVYGEPGGRDFPDNDIRFILLSRAALEIAKAVAFRPDVVHAHDWQTGLVPALLATAYRSDSFFIPTASVFSIHNIAYQGVFPKETLGIAGLPWSEFTPDKIEFYDRVNFLKAGMSYAHVLSTVSPSYALETQTEEFGAGLDGFLRGRGKDYAGVLNGLDTALWNPARDPLLARRYTARSLGPRTVCREDLQRTVGLETDPRAPILAMVSRLDPQKGFDMLLDLLEEFVDDGCQAVFLGQGSRVYQAALRTLARKFKGRVSATTEFDEALAHKIYGGADLFLMPSRFEPCGLGQMIALRYGAVPVVTPTGGLKDTVSPASPNGSVGVGFVAERVDTAAFRAALQRAVRLFREDPAAWRALTRRGMGLSFDWKDSVGRYLDLYRLAQSKKAVEAHMETARA from the coding sequence ATGAAGATCCTCTTCGCCGCGAGCGAAGCGGTCCCCTTCATTAAAACCGGCGGGCTGGGCGACGTGGTGGGCGCCCTTTCCGCCGCTTTGAAACGGGCCGGCCATGACGTTCGGATCGTTCTTCCCAAATACCGTTCCCTCCGAGCGGATCTCCCGCCGCTCACTCTGCTTCCCTTTCCGCTCCGCGTTCCCATCGGCGGGAGCGAACAGACGGTTCGGGTCTACGAGGCCGTGTTCGCTCCCCGCCTTCGGGCTTACTTGGTCGACAGCCCGGCCCATTTCGACCGGGACGGCGTCTATGGCGAACCCGGCGGGCGCGATTTTCCGGACAACGATATCCGTTTCATCCTCCTCTCCCGGGCCGCCCTGGAAATCGCCAAAGCCGTGGCGTTCCGTCCCGACGTCGTCCACGCCCACGACTGGCAGACGGGACTGGTCCCCGCTTTGCTCGCGACCGCCTACCGCTCGGATTCGTTTTTCATCCCCACCGCCTCGGTCTTCAGCATCCACAACATCGCCTACCAAGGCGTTTTTCCAAAAGAAACCCTCGGCATCGCGGGCCTGCCCTGGAGCGAATTCACCCCGGACAAAATCGAATTTTATGATCGCGTGAATTTCTTGAAAGCGGGGATGTCCTACGCGCACGTGCTCTCCACGGTCAGCCCCTCTTACGCTCTGGAAACCCAGACGGAAGAATTCGGGGCGGGGTTAGACGGATTTCTCCGAGGGCGGGGGAAAGATTACGCCGGGGTCCTGAACGGGTTGGACACCGCCTTGTGGAACCCCGCCCGGGACCCGCTTTTGGCACGGCGTTACACCGCCCGGAGCCTGGGCCCCCGGACGGTCTGCCGGGAAGACCTTCAGCGCACGGTGGGTCTCGAAACCGACCCGCGGGCGCCGATCCTCGCCATGGTCTCCCGCCTGGATCCCCAAAAAGGGTTCGACATGCTTTTGGACCTGTTGGAGGAGTTCGTCGATGACGGGTGCCAGGCGGTTTTTCTGGGCCAGGGGAGCCGGGTGTACCAAGCGGCGCTCCGAACCCTCGCGCGAAAATTCAAGGGCCGGGTCTCCGCCACGACGGAATTCGATGAGGCCCTCGCGCATAAAATTTATGGCGGCGCCGACCTTTTCCTCATGCCCTCGCGCTTCGAGCCCTGCGGCCTGGGCCAGATGATCGCGCTCCGTTACGGCGCCGTGCCGGTGGTGACGCCCACCGGCGGGTTGAAAGACACGGTGTCTCCCGCGTCACCCAACGGAAGCGTCGGCGTGGGATTTGTCGCTGAGCGCGTGGACACCGCGGCGTTCCGCGCCGCCCTGCAACGGGCGGTGCGGCTTTTCCGGGAGGACCCGGCGGCGTGGCGCGCCCTGACGCGGCGGGGCATGGGTCTTTCCTTCGATTGGAAAGATTCGGTGGGGCGTTATTTGGACCTTTACCGTTTGGCCCAGTCGAAGAAAGCGGTGGAGGCTCACATGGAGACGGCCCGAGCGTGA